A window from Dendrosporobacter quercicolus encodes these proteins:
- a CDS encoding GTP-binding protein, protein MQLVTVAGPPSAGKTAVILKVVEALQQQKVKVGVVKFDSLSTKDLELYQNRGIPAQVGLAGNLCPDHFFISNIQDCLDWGRRNQFDLLISESAGLCNRCSPHIKGVPAVCIVDNLSGIYTPQKIGPMLKLADIVVITKGDIVSQAEREVFAFRVRQANPGGTILHVNGITGQGALEASRLLYPAGNLESLSGWQLRFSMPAATCSYCLGQTKIGDDFQMGNVKKMRLS, encoded by the coding sequence ATGCAATTAGTCACGGTGGCCGGACCGCCTTCCGCCGGTAAAACGGCGGTTATTTTGAAAGTGGTTGAGGCCTTGCAACAACAAAAGGTCAAGGTCGGAGTCGTCAAATTTGACAGCTTATCTACCAAAGACCTGGAGTTATATCAAAACCGCGGTATTCCGGCGCAGGTTGGCTTAGCCGGCAATTTGTGTCCTGATCATTTTTTTATCAGCAATATCCAGGATTGCCTGGATTGGGGCCGCCGCAATCAATTTGATCTGCTGATCAGTGAAAGCGCGGGATTGTGCAATCGCTGTTCGCCACACATTAAAGGAGTGCCGGCAGTGTGCATTGTAGATAATTTAAGCGGTATTTACACTCCGCAAAAAATTGGCCCAATGCTTAAACTGGCTGATATTGTGGTGATTACCAAAGGGGATATTGTGTCCCAGGCCGAGCGGGAAGTTTTTGCCTTTCGCGTGCGCCAGGCCAATCCGGGCGGTACCATCCTGCATGTGAACGGCATCACCGGCCAGGGGGCGTTGGAAGCCAGCAGATTGCTGTATCCGGCCGGTAATCTTGAAAGCCTTAGCGGCTGGCAATTACGGTTTTCCATGCCTGCCGCCACTTGTTCCTATTGTCTGGGGCAAACCAAAATCGGCGATGACTTTCAAATGGGCAATGTGAAAAAGATGAGACTAAGCTAA
- the zwf gene encoding glucose-6-phosphate dehydrogenase, with amino-acid sequence MKAERGSNQHLPALLVIFGGTGDLARRKLLPALYNLLCDGLLPEHFAVVAAGRREKTTEQYRSEVFTAITAYSRNAVTAENWRIFQPLIHYVRLDFLDVAGYARLHSILEGIDRRHATAGNRIFYLAVAPEYFEPIVQGLRDQQDPAECRGWKRLVIEKPFGRDLQSAVRLNDKLSAVFSENNIYRIDHYLGKEMIQNIMVLRFCNSVFEAVWSNKYIDNIQILLSEQAGIGSRGGYYETAGAMRDMVQNHILQTLSLVAMDPPVSLQPDAIRSEKLKVIQALEVFTPAMVAENVIFGQYDQGMVKDQQVKAYRQEDKVAADSVTETFVAMKLYIQNFRWSGTPFYLRTGKRLGSSEAKIVIQFKPLPPVLYLRKQPLEQPNALMIKIQPEVGVCFQFSTKNFNSKEEIVSARMDTGNVSSSNGNTPEAYERLIVDILRGDTTLFSRWDEVEASWAFVDRLITGRRLQSFPNYAAGSMGPAQADELIRRDGRKWWD; translated from the coding sequence GTGAAAGCTGAACGAGGCAGTAATCAACACTTACCGGCCCTGCTGGTTATTTTTGGCGGAACCGGTGACCTGGCCCGCAGAAAACTGTTGCCGGCCTTATACAATTTGCTGTGTGACGGGTTGTTGCCGGAACATTTTGCCGTGGTAGCGGCAGGCCGCAGGGAAAAGACAACGGAACAATACCGCAGCGAAGTGTTCACGGCGATTACTGCCTATTCACGCAATGCAGTAACTGCTGAAAACTGGCGGATATTTCAGCCGCTCATTCATTATGTCCGCCTGGACTTTCTTGACGTTGCAGGCTATGCCCGGCTGCACAGCATTCTGGAGGGAATTGACCGGCGCCATGCTACCGCCGGTAACCGCATTTTTTATCTGGCTGTTGCTCCTGAGTATTTCGAACCAATCGTACAGGGGCTGCGCGATCAGCAAGATCCGGCTGAGTGCAGAGGCTGGAAACGGCTGGTTATTGAGAAACCTTTTGGCAGAGATTTACAGAGCGCCGTCCGATTGAATGATAAACTTAGTGCGGTATTTAGTGAAAACAATATCTACCGGATTGATCATTATCTCGGCAAGGAAATGATTCAGAATATCATGGTGCTGCGGTTTTGCAATTCCGTGTTTGAGGCTGTCTGGAGCAATAAATATATCGACAATATTCAAATTTTACTGAGTGAGCAGGCCGGTATTGGCAGCCGCGGCGGCTATTATGAAACGGCGGGGGCAATGCGGGATATGGTGCAAAACCATATTTTGCAAACCTTGTCGCTGGTTGCGATGGACCCGCCGGTAAGTTTGCAGCCTGATGCAATCAGAAGCGAAAAGCTTAAAGTCATCCAGGCGCTTGAGGTATTTACCCCGGCAATGGTTGCTGAAAATGTTATTTTCGGCCAATATGACCAGGGGATGGTCAAGGATCAGCAAGTGAAGGCATACCGGCAGGAAGACAAGGTAGCTGCAGATTCGGTAACGGAAACTTTTGTGGCGATGAAGCTGTATATTCAAAATTTTCGATGGTCAGGAACCCCGTTTTATCTTCGAACCGGAAAACGTTTAGGCAGCAGTGAGGCGAAAATTGTCATCCAGTTCAAGCCTTTACCGCCGGTGCTGTATCTGCGCAAGCAACCGCTGGAGCAGCCGAATGCATTGATGATTAAAATTCAGCCCGAAGTGGGGGTTTGTTTCCAGTTTAGCACCAAAAATTTCAACTCAAAAGAAGAAATTGTTTCAGCGCGGATGGACACCGGCAATGTTTCCAGCAGTAATGGTAATACTCCCGAAGCCTATGAACGGTTGATTGTCGATATTTTACGCGGCGACACCACCTTGTTTTCACGCTGGGATGAGGTGGAAGCTTCCTGGGCGTTTGTCGACCGTCTGATTACCGGCAGACGACTGCAAAGCTTTCCTAATTACGCCGCAGGCTCCATGGGGCCGGCCCAGGCGGACGAACTGATCAGGCGGGATGGACGGAAATGGTGGGATTGA
- a CDS encoding ATP-binding cassette domain-containing protein, whose product MGQNRLFKMTVAEMFAAYPYAEDFFAFLPVRPQPELVLADLFARLDEDYLEELGLSRAGLIRQFTEFMGKMEEISRQPEPVTSITILGGHDKDGVEENLALTIEAGEIVCIVGPTGSGKSRLLADIEWLAQRDTPTNRQILINGRQPDSKRRFAVEQKLVAQISQNMNFVMDLTAAEFVHMHAESRMVEHLEAVTANVLEIANQLAGEKFRPDTPVTALSGGQSRALMIADAAFLSVCPIVLIDELENAGIDRRQALQLLTAKQKIVFMATHDPILALMGERRMVIKNGGISKIIATSRQERANLARLEKLDLQLSEIREALRRGEKLGTIAFAFD is encoded by the coding sequence ATGGGCCAAAACAGGTTGTTTAAGATGACTGTTGCTGAAATGTTTGCCGCCTATCCGTATGCCGAGGATTTTTTTGCCTTTCTGCCTGTCCGGCCCCAGCCGGAGCTGGTGCTGGCCGATTTATTCGCCAGGCTCGATGAGGACTACTTAGAGGAACTGGGGCTCAGCCGCGCCGGGCTTATCCGGCAATTCACCGAATTTATGGGTAAAATGGAAGAAATCAGCCGTCAGCCTGAGCCGGTAACTTCGATTACCATTCTGGGCGGACATGATAAGGATGGCGTTGAAGAAAACCTTGCTTTGACCATTGAAGCGGGGGAAATTGTTTGTATTGTAGGGCCAACCGGTTCAGGGAAGAGCCGGCTGCTGGCCGATATTGAGTGGCTGGCCCAGCGGGATACGCCAACAAACCGCCAGATATTGATTAATGGCCGGCAACCGGACAGTAAGCGGCGGTTTGCGGTTGAACAAAAACTGGTTGCCCAAATCTCACAGAATATGAACTTTGTAATGGATCTGACAGCGGCCGAATTTGTGCACATGCATGCCGAAAGCCGGATGGTTGAGCATCTCGAAGCGGTAACGGCAAATGTTCTGGAAATAGCCAATCAACTGGCCGGTGAAAAATTTCGGCCTGATACGCCGGTGACCGCCTTAAGCGGCGGGCAGTCCCGGGCGTTAATGATTGCTGACGCCGCTTTTTTGAGCGTCTGCCCAATTGTATTAATTGATGAACTGGAAAATGCGGGAATAGATCGCCGGCAGGCTTTGCAACTGCTGACGGCAAAGCAAAAGATTGTGTTCATGGCCACGCATGATCCCATCCTGGCCTTAATGGGCGAACGCCGTATGGTGATCAAAAACGGCGGGATCAGCAAGATCATTGCAACATCGCGGCAGGAGCGGGCGAACTTGGCGCGATTAGAAAAGCTGGATCTTCAATTGTCGGAGATCCGGGAGGCGCTCCGCCGTGGTGAAAAACTCGGAACAATTGCCTTTGCATTTGATTAA
- a CDS encoding cyclase family protein codes for MKIYDISLPIACDMPVYKGKPDKRPVLSVASDFTIGPVYESKLEMNLHTGTHLDAALHIFPGGGTIDKIPLTSVVNKCSVLDLRQVTEKITAADLAVRPIAGGDFVLLKTRNSYEQILEGQFIYLTGGGAEYLVNCGVAGAGIDALGIERNQPGHPAHRLLLGAGLPVLEGLNLKEPPAGRYLLVAAPLNIIGAEAAPVRALLLPLPKEWQCLE; via the coding sequence ATGAAAATATATGATATTTCCCTGCCAATTGCCTGCGATATGCCGGTTTACAAAGGTAAACCGGACAAGCGGCCTGTACTTAGCGTGGCCAGTGATTTTACCATCGGGCCGGTCTATGAGAGTAAACTGGAAATGAATTTGCATACAGGAACTCATCTGGATGCCGCCCTGCATATCTTTCCCGGCGGCGGGACCATCGACAAAATACCATTGACCAGTGTGGTGAACAAATGCAGCGTATTGGATTTACGCCAGGTGACAGAGAAAATTACAGCCGCCGATCTGGCTGTTCGGCCTATTGCCGGCGGTGATTTTGTGTTATTGAAAACCCGGAATTCCTATGAACAAATCCTGGAAGGGCAGTTTATCTATTTGACAGGCGGCGGAGCCGAATATTTGGTTAATTGCGGCGTAGCCGGCGCGGGAATTGATGCCCTGGGGATTGAACGTAATCAGCCCGGTCATCCTGCCCATCGCTTATTGCTGGGCGCCGGGCTGCCGGTGTTAGAAGGGCTGAATCTGAAAGAGCCGCCGGCCGGACGCTATTTGCTCGTTGCCGCTCCGCTGAATATTATCGGCGCTGAAGCTGCGCCGGTCAGAGCCTTGTTATTGCCGCTGCCGAAAGAGTGGCAATGCCTGGAATGA
- the ribB gene encoding 3,4-dihydroxy-2-butanone-4-phosphate synthase, producing the protein MNQNLLEKFGTPLERVEKAVAALRQGHGVLVTDDEQRENEGDIFFAAETLTAEQMALLIRECSGIVCLCLPEDKVQVLELPPMVGDNTSSFQTPFTVSIEASSGVTTGVSAADRVATVKAAVADGAQPADLRRPGHVFPLQAKRGGVFERQGHTEANVDLMRLAGLKPYGVLCELTNPDGTMARLPQIVNFAEKNNMPVVTIDDIIEYRKAHGC; encoded by the coding sequence TTGAATCAGAACTTGTTAGAAAAGTTTGGAACACCGCTGGAGAGAGTGGAAAAAGCGGTTGCAGCCCTGCGGCAGGGACACGGCGTGCTGGTCACTGATGATGAACAGCGGGAAAACGAAGGCGATATCTTTTTTGCCGCCGAAACACTGACTGCTGAACAAATGGCCCTTTTAATCCGCGAATGCAGCGGTATTGTATGCCTGTGTCTGCCGGAGGATAAAGTTCAGGTGCTCGAACTGCCGCCCATGGTGGGGGACAATACCAGCAGTTTTCAAACGCCTTTTACCGTATCGATCGAGGCGTCTTCCGGCGTTACTACCGGTGTATCGGCTGCCGACCGGGTGGCCACAGTTAAAGCTGCGGTTGCAGATGGCGCTCAGCCCGCCGATTTGCGCCGGCCTGGACATGTCTTTCCGTTACAAGCCAAGCGCGGCGGCGTTTTTGAGCGTCAGGGACATACGGAAGCGAATGTTGATCTAATGCGCCTGGCCGGATTGAAGCCTTATGGCGTATTGTGCGAATTGACCAACCCTGACGGGACAATGGCCCGGTTGCCGCAAATCGTAAATTTTGCTGAGAAAAATAATATGCCGGTAGTTACCATTGATGATATAATCGAATACCGGAAAGCGCACGGCTGTTAA